The DNA sequence TCAAAGCAGTAAATATGGATAATGAAATTATGATGATTACAACAGAAGGAATCATTATCCGTATGAAGGTAGAAGGTATTTCCGTACTTGGACGTGTCACCTCCGGAGTAAAACTGATGAATCTGTCTGATGATGTTACTGTTGCAAGTGTTGCAAAGGTAAGAGAAGACAAATCCTTAATGGAAAATACAGATGAATCCGAGTTAGTATCTGAAGAGGAAGAAAAGGAAAGCGCAGCGGCAGCAGCCGAAGCAGCAAAAAGAGCTTCCGGACAGGTAACAGAAACAGATGATGAACTGATGCAGGAATTGTTAGAAAGAGCAGAAGCTGATTCTGAGGAAGAAGAATAAAGTAAATAGTAAAAAGTGGAAAAACGGACCGCATTGTGGATAAACTACAGTGCGGTTTGTTTTTTTTGTGAAAAATTATATGATAAAAATTTTCCACAAATATCATGTTAATAGAGGAAAAAGTATGATATATTAAAAAGTAAAATATTATGAAAGAGCTGGTTCTATATGACAAAAGAGGAAGTTGGAAAACTGGTAAGTTATTTGCGAAAAAAGAGAAATATTGAGCTGGAAAAATTATGTCTTGGAGTTTGTTCAAATATTAGTATAACAAGATTTGAAAGAGGAGATAGGTTTCCAAATTATTTTATAATTGAAAGAATTTTAGAGAGATTAGGAAAATCTGTAAATAAACTAGAGTTTTTGCCGGATGAACAGTCTTATGAAATTTATTATCTTAGAGAAGTAATAGAAAAATATTTAGAAGAGGGAGAGTATGAAAAAGCCGAGAGAGGAATTATATATTATGAAAAAATAAAAGTAGCAGATCAGCCATTACATAAACAGTACATTTATAAAATAAAATCTGTATTAGAGGAAGAATGTTATCATAATACTTTAAAAAGTATTGGTTATTTAGAAAATGCAATTAACTTTACTGTTCCAGAGTTTAAGATAGAAAACCTAGATGAATTTTTATTAGGTGAAGAAGAAATGATATTACTTCTAATGTGGATGAATGAAAAAAATAAGCAGGGAAAGATAGAAATTCTGAATTACCGGGAAAAAATATTGAATTATATTCGATATAATTTTAGTGATGAGGAAGTACTTGCAAATATATATGGAAAAGCTGCGTGGATGTTTATGAAGGAATTTATGAAAAGAGGAAGAAAGATAGAAGCAGCAAGTATAGGAATTCATACGATAGATATTCTTACAGAAAATGGTTTATTGCTAAATTTACCACAATTTTTGGAATTATTACTGTTATGTTATAAAGATATAAACGAAGAAAAATATCAGGAATGGAAAAAACAAAGGGATGCTTTGAAATGGGTATATGAAAAATATGGAAAGAAATATGAGGAAAAAAAAGTAAATATCTGGAAAAACTATCATCAGAATGAGATATATCTGATGGCAGAGGTGATAAGTCAAGAACGTAAGTTATTGAAAAAGTCTCAAGAAAAAGTTGCAGATGAACTAAATATGGATCAAAAAACAATATCCAGAATTGAAACAGGAAAGTATAGCCCAAAGAAAGGAACATTTCAGAAGCTAAAAGAATATTTGAATATCAACAGAGATATATGTAGTACTAAATTAGTAGTGGAAGATTTTGAATTATTGGAATTGGAAAGAGATGTATCAAGAGAAATATCTTTTAAGAGGTACGAAAAGGCAGAACAATTATATAAAATATTAAAAGAAAAATTATCTATAAAATATAATGAAAA is a window from the Roseburia sp. 499 genome containing:
- a CDS encoding helix-turn-helix domain-containing protein; the protein is MTKEEVGKLVSYLRKKRNIELEKLCLGVCSNISITRFERGDRFPNYFIIERILERLGKSVNKLEFLPDEQSYEIYYLREVIEKYLEEGEYEKAERGIIYYEKIKVADQPLHKQYIYKIKSVLEEECYHNTLKSIGYLENAINFTVPEFKIENLDEFLLGEEEMILLLMWMNEKNKQGKIEILNYREKILNYIRYNFSDEEVLANIYGKAAWMFMKEFMKRGRKIEAASIGIHTIDILTENGLLLNLPQFLELLLLCYKDINEEKYQEWKKQRDALKWVYEKYGKKYEEKKVNIWKNYHQNEIYLMAEVISQERKLLKKSQEKVADELNMDQKTISRIETGKYSPKKGTFQKLKEYLNINRDICSTKLVVEDFELLELERDVSREISFKRYEKAEQLYKILKEKLSIKYNENKQYIMYRDTILDKRKGKITEKETIRRCWEAFRITRKNCKIEDLSKIVLTKYETMIINYIARMYSELNKKKKSIYILEQVLKGFEESRIDLKYHFASVSIIYESLSGYYEEDNQFEKALKFCEKGILFELRCERGNSIGNYIMQQAYTEERKTKNKEAYQYYYQQAYQLLKLMKVKSSMKALENYYKNN